The segment ATGCGGAAGAGAACCATGGCATAGCGCTTGTCGGGGCAGTGCTGTGCCTCCCCAGCCTCCCCATCCTGGGAGCTGAAGCGCACTCGCCTTTCGTTGATTTCCTTGgtgtgctgctggcagatgcggaaGATATTGAAGTATGTGAAGCAGACGATGAAAGCAGCAGGGGCATAGAGCATCATCACAATGAAGAGAGTGAAATAGCGATCAGTGTACCAGGAGTCGGCACACCACTGAAACACATCCCCATGATATCCAGGCTTTCCCCAGTGAAAGAAGGCAGGTAAGAAGACTACACAGGAGTACAACCAAATGATCAGGATGCAGACGCGAAGTCTCCACGGGGTGACCAGACTATTGTAGGTCAGTGGTTTGGTGATGGCAATGTATCTATCAATGCTAATGCAAGCCAGAGAGGCCATGGAGACACTTTTGAGCACAGATACCACATAACCAAAGACCTGGCAGACCAAGGACTCTCTCAAAACAATGGGATAGTGGAGTAAGGACAAAGAAGGCACCAGACAGCTCACACCCACCAGGAGGTCAGCATATGCCATCGTCTGGATGAAGTAGCTGGTGGTGTGGTGGTTCAGTAAAGGTGCACAGTGAAAGACAAATATCACTATAATATTGCCTGAAATGATCAGCACGGTGAGAAACACTATTATAATCACCTCCAGGAGGCAAAAATTGATGGTCTCCAAGTAGCTAATGGCCAGGAGGCAGAATGGCCGCCCACTCTGGTTACCAACCAAGGTGGAGTTCATCTTGAGCACTGCAGTGATCCGTTCATTTCATGCTCctgcctgctgcctgcagccactccaggcagctgctgtcattctgcctggctgtgtgtgtaGCAATGTGTAGCTGGGTCCCCAGGGCTgctccagatgctgctgctgagCATTGTTTGCAGCACAATTCCCCTTTAAATCCGGCTCAATCAACAgcctcctccctgctgctgctgccctgggtcccagcagcagccctgccaaCAAGTTCACACAGAGGCACCAGAGACGGCTGACACTAACACCCTGGCTGGCTGAACATCTGGGCAGAGGATGCGGCACAGGGGAACAGGGAGAAGCTTCGGCAGGAGTCTCAACTCGAGCTGACAGAAGAA is part of the Gopherus flavomarginatus isolate rGopFla2 chromosome 17, rGopFla2.mat.asm, whole genome shotgun sequence genome and harbors:
- the GPR21 gene encoding probable G-protein coupled receptor 21; the encoded protein is MNSTLVGNQSGRPFCLLAISYLETINFCLLEVIIIVFLTVLIISGNIIVIFVFHCAPLLNHHTTSYFIQTMAYADLLVGVSCLVPSLSLLHYPIVLRESLVCQVFGYVVSVLKSVSMASLACISIDRYIAITKPLTYNSLVTPWRLRVCILIIWLYSCVVFLPAFFHWGKPGYHGDVFQWCADSWYTDRYFTLFIVMMLYAPAAFIVCFTYFNIFRICQQHTKEINERRVRFSSQDGEAGEAQHCPDKRYAMVLFRITSVFYILWLPYIIYFLLESSAVYRNHTASFLTTWLAISNSFCNCVIYSLSNSVFQKGLKRLSGVVCTSCARQRVVKDSSTSRSKRPSNGCHV